From a region of the Leptospira montravelensis genome:
- a CDS encoding sulfite exporter TauE/SafE family protein, protein MDLYFQIYNDFVWGFWPGIIVVFGVGFFVGYLASFLGLGGGFIYTPFFHSFFHLTAVQAVAVSLAQMPVSALSGLYVYYKNDKIRWKQGFLLLVTSIPAAQYTAYAFGRFEDTELGKQLYNGIPLSEFIYLIVFTVFLGILAIYNMVTALKRRRKYFQSVEVQSQISDSVSKVGSSSSLSNQNTNSQVATDLKTNENQLESFSFTAKSAIIVLVTGIFFGLFSSLFGIGGGFLAVPLFVYHFRMSPVEAVATSFLGIFLTSFGTTVQFLLLGKLHWELALIGSFGGIFGARIGSLKAVKAKPYTILLVTAFFQFLVVGWYLVGKLPKF, encoded by the coding sequence TTGGACTTATATTTCCAAATATACAATGATTTTGTTTGGGGCTTTTGGCCCGGGATCATTGTTGTATTTGGGGTTGGATTTTTTGTTGGATACTTAGCTTCCTTTTTGGGACTCGGGGGTGGATTTATTTACACTCCCTTTTTTCATAGTTTCTTTCATTTAACTGCTGTTCAAGCAGTCGCTGTATCTCTTGCGCAGATGCCTGTATCTGCATTGTCAGGCCTTTATGTGTATTACAAAAATGATAAGATACGATGGAAACAAGGGTTTTTGTTACTTGTCACCTCCATTCCTGCGGCACAGTACACCGCTTATGCATTTGGAAGATTTGAAGATACCGAACTCGGCAAACAGCTGTATAATGGAATTCCTTTATCTGAGTTTATATACTTAATTGTATTCACTGTTTTTTTAGGAATCCTTGCGATATATAATATGGTTACTGCTTTAAAGAGAAGAAGGAAATACTTTCAATCGGTAGAAGTTCAGTCACAAATTTCAGATTCAGTTTCAAAGGTTGGGTCTAGTTCGTCTTTATCAAATCAAAATACCAATTCTCAAGTGGCAACTGATTTGAAAACTAACGAAAATCAATTGGAATCATTTTCTTTTACGGCAAAGTCAGCTATCATTGTTCTTGTTACTGGAATATTTTTTGGTTTGTTTTCTTCTTTATTTGGAATAGGCGGAGGATTCCTCGCTGTTCCATTATTTGTTTATCATTTTCGTATGAGTCCAGTCGAGGCTGTAGCTACATCATTTTTAGGAATCTTCCTTACTTCCTTTGGAACAACAGTCCAATTTCTTTTATTAGGAAAATTACATTGGGAACTCGCCCTCATTGGAAGTTTTGGTGGGATTTTTGGAGCAAGGATTGGTTCGTTGAAAGCTGTAAAAGCAAAACCTTACACAATATTATTGGTCACGGCCTTCTTTCAGTTTTTAGTTGTGGGTTGGTATTTGGTTGGTAAACTTCCAAAATTTTAG
- a CDS encoding LIC12231 family lipoprotein, giving the protein MTTARTKVFKIGILFPLFIIFTNCLVSYKDHPKILPLPAEEKTNDSNFVYVLPTFPQMNLGGREALKNYFQNKTRFKNTVEGVDVPKSGYLVNVKVNYRSPSPEATVFLGISTLTATLLPAWSTQDGYDVQYLLYKDGKKVGTYEYHIFRNYAQWLLFIPISWYNFETATEREVFERMTFKFFEDAKQHF; this is encoded by the coding sequence ATGACCACAGCCAGAACTAAAGTTTTTAAAATCGGAATACTTTTCCCTTTATTTATTATATTCACTAATTGTTTGGTCAGTTATAAAGATCATCCTAAAATTCTTCCGCTTCCAGCAGAAGAAAAAACAAACGATTCTAACTTTGTTTATGTTCTTCCTACCTTTCCTCAAATGAATTTAGGCGGAAGAGAAGCCTTAAAAAATTATTTTCAAAACAAAACTCGTTTTAAAAATACTGTCGAAGGTGTGGATGTACCTAAATCTGGGTATTTAGTCAATGTAAAGGTTAACTACCGTTCACCGTCTCCTGAGGCAACTGTGTTTCTCGGAATTTCTACTTTGACTGCAACTTTACTCCCTGCATGGTCCACTCAAGACGGGTATGATGTACAATACCTACTTTATAAAGATGGAAAAAAAGTGGGAACCTATGAATATCATATCTTTAGAAATTATGCGCAGTGGTTACTATTTATCCCAATTTCTTGGTATAATTTTGAAACGGCCACAGAACGTGAGGTATTTGAGAGAATGACATTCAAGTTTTTTGAGGATGCAAAGCAGCATTTTTAA
- a CDS encoding YihY/virulence factor BrkB family protein, with the protein MKRLRRFFSEVYLYDVHGLASELSFTFLLTLFPLLVVFVTLLGLLQDPKTINLMTDQIGKFLPAPIFQPIDKSVENLTKVKSYNVIALSIAISFFSSLTIFGTISKALRFISRDETKVGFISSQWINFRLLVISLVLLVLYFYLTYGMVQAERLLFQKFRFGFFRNHPYLSVSLIILPYSIGLFTFYYAYITKAKTTLKENLPGAIFASLLVLGMSFGFQFYLKMKNVGVNYSLAYDLISKMVVLMLYTYINSTFFIWGFLWNQVLADDRNKKSQSKK; encoded by the coding sequence ATGAAACGACTCCGACGATTTTTCAGCGAAGTTTACCTATATGATGTCCACGGACTTGCTTCGGAACTTTCCTTTACTTTTCTTCTCACGCTTTTTCCACTTCTCGTTGTTTTTGTGACCTTACTTGGACTTTTGCAAGATCCAAAAACCATCAATTTGATGACGGATCAAATTGGAAAATTTTTACCTGCACCCATCTTCCAACCCATAGACAAAAGTGTCGAAAATCTAACAAAAGTTAAGAGTTATAATGTAATTGCGCTCAGTATTGCGATTTCCTTTTTTTCTAGTTTAACGATTTTTGGAACCATATCCAAAGCTCTTAGGTTTATCTCTCGAGATGAAACCAAAGTTGGTTTTATATCTTCTCAGTGGATTAACTTTCGTTTGCTTGTAATTTCTCTTGTTTTACTTGTTTTGTATTTTTATTTAACTTATGGGATGGTGCAAGCGGAACGACTGTTGTTTCAAAAGTTTCGATTTGGTTTTTTTCGAAACCATCCTTATTTATCTGTCTCACTCATTATTTTACCCTATAGCATTGGACTTTTTACATTCTATTATGCTTATATTACCAAAGCAAAAACTACTTTAAAAGAAAATTTACCGGGTGCCATTTTTGCCTCGCTTTTGGTACTGGGAATGAGTTTTGGATTTCAGTTTTATTTAAAAATGAAAAACGTAGGTGTGAATTATTCCTTAGCCTACGATCTGATTTCTAAAATGGTAGTTCTCATGTTATACACATATATTAACTCAACATTTTTTATTTGGGGATTTTTATGGAACCAAGTCCTTGCTGATGACCGGAATAAAAAATCTCAGTCTAAAAAATAA